A stretch of DNA from Oncorhynchus nerka isolate Pitt River linkage group LG22, Oner_Uvic_2.0, whole genome shotgun sequence:
gactgggggagggagggaggatgactggggagagaggagggaggatgactggggagagggggagggaggatgactggggagagagagggagggagggaggatgactgggagggaggagggagggaggatgactgggaagagggagggaggatgactggggagagggagggagggaggatgactggggaggagggagggaggatgactggggagaggggagggaggatgactggggagaggggagggaggatgactggggagagaggagggagggaggtgactggggaggggagaggaggatgactggggagggagggagggagggagggaggatgactggggagagagggagggagggaggatgactggggagggaggagggagggaggatgactgggaagaggggagggaggatgactggggagagaggagggagggaggatgactggggagagaggagggagggagggaggatgactgggggagggagggaggatgactggggagggagagactggggagggagggaggatgactggggagagaggagggagggaggatgactggggagggagggagggaggatgactggagggagggagggaggatgactggggagagaggagggagggagggaggattactggggagagaggaggaagggaaaagtgtgtgtggggggtctcACCTGTCGGGTTGCTCCAGGGGGGTGAGGCGGATGTGGAGTAGTCTGATTTTGTAGCGAGGGCCTATCATATTGCCGCTTGCGATGCGGAGGGATATCTTCTGGACGGGCTGCAGGTCCTCATCAAACTGGACCAACAGACGGGTGGAGGTGTACTGCTCAAACTTGAACAGCTTactgtggaggagaggaatggagagggtaAGTGGGATAAAGAGTTAGAGGTCTTACTGtcatgtgtatctgtgtgtgtgtgagacttacCGGTCTATGCGTGCCTCACTGAAGTTCCTGCCACTATGTAGTCTGAGGATGACGACTCCCCAGCGCAGGTACTGGTTCCATGTCACCATGTCCACCCTGTAGCtggtctctacacacacaggacacacactgtGTTATACACACACAATTCATATTTGAGAAATCACTGCTATAGAAGCATTATGTATGTTAATCACTGATTGATAGTAAGGGGTGTGGGACTTACTTTGATAAGGTAATGTGGCAGTGGTGGTGAAATAGGCCTTGGTCTGACCCAATCGCAACAGAGTATCCCTCCACCTGCTGATGTCGTAACCTGCGGGGTAACCATGGATACATCATTCAGGATGGTTGGTATGGCAATCAAACTACTTGATAGAAGATTTGATGACAAACAAATTTTCCCATGTTTACAGATTGAGTGAGATTCTGGGTTTAGTTGGAAGGTTGTCCTTTCACCTAGCATGGGACAGGGAGCGGGCTTAAAGGCTTCACACTGCAGACACCGCCCATCCAGGAAGTCGCTGTAGGAGGAGCAAGGGTAGCCTGTGAGGCTGCAGGTCCGGTTGAGAGCACACAGGTACAGGAACACAGAGCGCTGGTGGTCACACACGAAATACGACTTCCCTACGAAAGAGAAAAGCTGTGAGTTATAACATGAGttattgtgtgtggtgtgtgtgtgttagtctcaCCTGAGAAGATGGTCTTGGGGCAGCCTGGCTGATCAGATCCTCCGTTGGCATAGTAGTCAATATGGCCATGTTGACCTCTGAGTCCAAACGCTACGTGAAAAAAATAGGTAGATCCCAAAGTTACAGATAATACAGGACATGAAATTACACTCATCACAAAAACACCTAGAGAATCCCTCgcccctacacaaacacacagcatgtCAGTACTTGCAGTTCATGTCAGTGTGTAGTACTTCTACAAACATGGCATCTGAAGGGTCTAGTCTCTCCTCAGCAGTCGCTCCAGTGAACATGGGCCCTGCTGGGTCCAGACCTGGACAACAATGAATCAATTAATACATTCATTAATGCATCAATAAATgaagtcaatcaatcaaatagtAGCTTTTCAGTCACAAACAGTCTCTCTCCTACCTGTAATGCGGCCAATCTTGCCCTTCAGGTTTGCTCCTACAAACCCAGCTAGGTGAGCTCCTAGACTCACCCCGATCAGGTGGATTGAACTCAGAGGCGCCCCCTCctcctaaacacacacagtgaacaATTAGCAACATTGACACAAGACTCATAGAACAACTGATTAATGAGTCACAGAAAACGAGCAAtatccccctccacacacacacctgcatgctGAGTATGAAGCCGGTGAGGTTGTTGGCAGCCTGTCGGGTGTTGGCCACAGCAGTGAAGTAGTTAAGGTTAGCAGCTCCTCTGTTCCAGTCCACCACCAGGATGTTCATGTCCTCCTGCTCAGACAGCAGCTGGACGATGTGATCCACCCAGACCGGAGGGGCCCCAGTGGGCCGGTAGCCATGGATGACGAAGGCCGTGGGCAGGGAGAAGTTGAAGAGTGGCTGGTAGGACAGGTGGTGGTGGTTCACCTCTCTGCCGCAGCGCAGGTTAGACCTAGTGGAAGGAGGGGAATACTTTTATGTGGAAAATACTTTTTAACCAAACCGCAGACACACATTCATGTTCACACACACTCTAACCTACTTGGTGTAGAGCAGCAGCTTAACATTCAGGGTGGTCCCAAGGAAGCACTCATGTTCACACACACTCTAACCTACTTGGTGTAGAGCAGCAGCTTAACATTCAGGGTGGTCCCGAGGAAGCACTCATGTTAGAGCAGCAGCTTAACATTCACACACTCATGTTAACCTAACCTACTTGGTGTAGAGCAGCAGCTTAACATTCAGGGTGGTCCCAAGGAAGCACTCATGTTCACACACACTCTAACCTACTTGGTGTAGAGCAGCAGCTTAACATTCAGGGTGGTCCCGAGGAAGCACTCATGTTCACACACACTCTAACCTACTTGGTGTAGAGCAGCAGCTTAACATTCAGGGTGGTCCCAAGGAAGCACTCATGTTCACACACACTCTAACCTACTTGGTGTAGAGCAGCAGCTTAACATTCAGGGTGGTCCCAAGGAAGCACTCATGTTCACACACACTCTAACCTACTTGGTGTAGAGCAGCAGCTTAACATTCAGGGTGGTCCCAAGGAAGCACTCATGGAAGTCCAGGTCTGTAAAGTCATCACACAGTTCACCTCCACCATTCTTCTGgcctggggagagaaggggaggatgtGTACATGTGCTCATTGATACCCTGCTAGGTCAGCATCAGGTCATTCTCTGATCTTACTGTGAACCCCAACGCATTCTTCTGgcctggggagagaaggggaggatgtGTACATGTGCTCATTGATACCCTGCTAGGTCAGCATCAGGTCATTCTCTGATCTTACTGTGAACCCCAACGCATTCTTCTTTCCTTATGCATTTAAACATGAGCAGACAGCTGGTGAATGAAGACAGTGAAAACTGAAGATTTGCATCTATAAAAGATAGATAAGCACTGGCCTAACTCTGACCTCTTTACATTGCTATTCACCCCTACCATTCTGTCTcactttctccccctcccctagcCACTGTTCTTTGTCACAGGTGAAAGGTTAAAGGTGCCGGTCTGAACCTTTCTCTGGAAAATTATCCTCCTCTGTGGTTTGTTTTGCTTTGTGATACTGTAGTGTCCCTCCTTGACTGCAGCCAGGCTTTGACTGTATGGCGCTAGGGGCTTTAGCCTTTTACCATGTAGCATTAACCACAAGACAGCATCATGAGTTTTACCATGTAGCATTGAGTGTCATGATTCGGTAGCATTAG
This window harbors:
- the LOC115104983 gene encoding lipase member H-like; translation: MLLWQLLGFVGSLMLCKGQKNGGGELCDDFTDLDFHECFLGTTLNVKLLLYTKSNLRCGREVNHHHLSYQPLFNFSLPTAFVIHGYRPTGAPPVWVDHIVQLLSEQEDMNILVVDWNRGAANLNYFTAVANTRQAANNLTGFILSMQEEGAPLSSIHLIGVSLGAHLAGFVGANLKGKIGRITGLDPAGPMFTGATAEERLDPSDAMFVEVLHTDMNSFGLRGQHGHIDYYANGGSDQPGCPKTIFSGKSYFVCDHQRSVFLYLCALNRTCSLTGYPCSSYSDFLDGRCLQCEAFKPAPCPMLGYDISRWRDTLLRLGQTKAYFTTTATLPYQKTSYRVDMVTWNQYLRWGVVILRLHSGRNFSEARIDRKLFKFEQYTSTRLLVQFDEDLQPVQKISLRIASGNMIGPRYKIRLLHIRLTPLEQPDSPLMCRYDIIMEENIEVAFRPLPCDPRL